A genome region from Thermomonospora amylolytica includes the following:
- a CDS encoding helix-turn-helix domain-containing protein, which yields MTANPGAPAMPDHPDRPGRPGRDPDILTTEEVAARLGLSQQTVRRMAAAGQIPALKAGKNFRYSWTAVLQVLRQPHPHPGGTTADDHTPPPARKGAGYRAQRRAHTNAERTD from the coding sequence ATGACCGCGAACCCAGGAGCACCCGCCATGCCCGACCACCCCGACCGGCCCGGCAGGCCCGGCCGCGACCCGGACATCCTCACCACCGAGGAGGTCGCCGCCCGGCTGGGGCTGTCCCAGCAGACGGTGCGGCGGATGGCCGCCGCCGGGCAGATCCCGGCGCTGAAGGCGGGCAAGAACTTCCGCTACTCCTGGACCGCGGTCCTGCAGGTGCTGCGGCAGCCCCACCCACACCCAGGGGGCACCACCGCAGATGACCACACACCACCACCCGCGCGTAAGGGCGCGGGCTACCGGGCCCAGCGCCGCGCCCACACCAACGCCGAACGCACAGACTGA
- a CDS encoding helix-turn-helix domain-containing protein: METLKLNELTELPSVVDIVTAARALGLSRTYAYDLAKRGEFPCKVLRIGTSYRVSTAHLLDLLGVAAPAVPTKK; the protein is encoded by the coding sequence ATGGAAACCCTGAAGCTGAACGAACTCACGGAACTGCCGTCCGTGGTCGACATCGTGACCGCGGCCCGCGCCTTGGGATTGTCTCGCACGTACGCCTACGACCTCGCCAAGCGCGGCGAGTTCCCCTGCAAGGTTCTCCGGATCGGAACCAGTTACCGAGTGTCCACCGCCCACCTGCTCGACCTCCTCGGCGTGGCGGCGCCCGCCGTTCCCACCAAGAAGTGA
- a CDS encoding C40 family peptidase: MKTAACGAVALVAAPFLLLVLATTSPGTPQIAGFDGAPTALARRDIPPDYLHWYLAAAQTCPGLSWSVLAAIGKIESDHGRSPLPGVRSGENHAGAGGPMQFLSATWTAYGIDANGDGRADRYTPADAIHGAARYLCANGAGKGGTQLERALWHYNHSHPYVRQVLAQAAQYAQPAASGRGALAVKAALRWLGTPYSWGGGGTHGPSHGIAHGAHIKGFDCSGLTQYAWAQAGVHIDRVAAAQYNDGPHIPRHRLQPGDLLFFAHNPANPATIHHVALYLGGGRMIHAPHTGDVVRIAPFTTDPTRMRQYAGATRPVSRNNAGR, from the coding sequence GTGAAGACGGCCGCCTGTGGCGCCGTCGCCCTGGTCGCGGCGCCGTTCCTGCTCCTCGTCCTCGCCACCACCAGCCCCGGCACTCCACAGATCGCCGGGTTCGACGGCGCACCCACCGCGTTAGCCCGCCGCGACATCCCGCCGGACTACCTGCACTGGTACCTGGCCGCCGCCCAAACGTGCCCCGGCCTGTCGTGGAGCGTGCTGGCCGCCATCGGCAAGATCGAATCCGACCACGGCCGCTCCCCCCTCCCCGGCGTCCGCTCCGGGGAGAACCACGCCGGAGCCGGCGGCCCCATGCAGTTCCTGTCCGCCACCTGGACCGCCTACGGCATCGACGCCAACGGCGACGGGCGAGCCGACCGCTACACCCCGGCCGACGCCATCCACGGCGCCGCCCGCTACCTGTGCGCCAACGGCGCCGGGAAGGGCGGCACGCAGCTGGAACGGGCGCTCTGGCACTACAACCACTCCCACCCCTACGTCCGCCAGGTCCTCGCCCAGGCCGCCCAGTACGCCCAGCCCGCCGCCAGCGGCCGCGGCGCCCTCGCCGTCAAGGCCGCCCTGCGGTGGCTCGGCACCCCCTACTCCTGGGGCGGCGGCGGCACCCACGGCCCCAGCCACGGCATCGCCCACGGCGCCCACATCAAAGGCTTCGACTGCTCCGGGCTCACCCAGTACGCCTGGGCCCAGGCCGGAGTCCACATCGACCGGGTCGCCGCCGCCCAGTACAACGACGGCCCCCACATCCCCCGCCACCGGCTCCAGCCCGGCGACCTGCTGTTCTTCGCCCACAACCCGGCCAACCCCGCCACCATCCACCACGTCGCCCTCTACCTCGGCGGAGGCCGCATGATCCACGCACCCCACACCGGCGACGTCGTCCGCATCGCCCCCTTCACCACCGACCCCACCCGCATGCGCCAATACGCCGGCGCCACCCGCCCAGTCTCGCGCAATAACGCAGGTCGCTGA